The following are encoded in a window of Roseimaritima ulvae genomic DNA:
- a CDS encoding AAA family ATPase encodes MSEATTAPSGGATPGGEAQLSDNDVQAIDFLREAHTKLKAELGRVIVGQQSVIDQLAICLFARRHALLMGVPGLAKTLLVSKLAETMSLQFSRIQFTPDLMPMDITGTDILQDNAEGRREFHFVKGPVFANIVLADEINRAPPKTQAAMLEAMQEQRVTVVGKTFHLPSPFMVLATQNPVEQEGTYPLPEAQLDRFMSLIELDYPNEAEEIQIAKTTTGGELPELKHLLTGEQIIEHQALVRRVPVPDHIYTYAAQLVRKTRPQGETAPDWLPPLVSWGAGPRAVQNLILGAKSRAALMGSYMVRLEDVQEVATAVLTHRVITTFAAQAEGIAAKDIIRRLVEESNES; translated from the coding sequence ATGTCTGAAGCGACCACAGCACCATCCGGTGGGGCCACTCCCGGTGGTGAAGCTCAACTGAGCGATAACGATGTCCAGGCCATCGATTTCCTACGTGAAGCTCATACCAAGCTCAAGGCGGAACTGGGACGCGTGATCGTCGGGCAACAGTCCGTCATCGACCAACTGGCGATTTGTTTATTTGCCCGCCGCCACGCACTGCTGATGGGGGTTCCGGGGCTGGCTAAAACGCTGCTGGTCAGCAAACTGGCCGAAACCATGTCACTGCAGTTCAGCCGCATCCAGTTCACGCCCGACCTGATGCCCATGGACATCACCGGCACGGACATCCTGCAAGACAACGCCGAAGGCCGCCGCGAGTTCCACTTCGTCAAAGGCCCCGTGTTCGCCAACATCGTGTTGGCCGACGAGATCAACCGTGCCCCCCCTAAAACGCAAGCTGCGATGCTGGAAGCGATGCAGGAACAACGCGTCACGGTGGTCGGCAAGACCTTTCATTTGCCCTCGCCGTTTATGGTCCTGGCCACCCAAAACCCCGTTGAACAAGAGGGCACCTATCCGCTGCCCGAAGCTCAACTGGACCGCTTCATGTCGCTGATCGAACTGGACTACCCCAACGAAGCCGAAGAGATCCAGATCGCCAAGACCACCACCGGCGGCGAGTTGCCAGAACTGAAACATCTGTTGACCGGTGAACAAATCATCGAACATCAAGCCCTCGTTCGTCGCGTTCCCGTACCGGATCACATCTACACCTATGCCGCCCAATTGGTTCGCAAAACACGTCCACAAGGTGAAACCGCACCGGATTGGTTGCCGCCGCTGGTCTCCTGGGGTGCGGGTCCGCGAGCGGTGCAGAACCTGATCCTGGGGGCCAAATCGCGAGCCGCTTTGATGGGCAGCTATATGGTCCGCTTGGAGGACGTTCAAGAAGTCGCCACGGCGGTGCTGACCCATCGCGTAATCACGACCTTTGCCGCCCAAGCCGAAGGCATTGCAGCCAAAGATATCATCCGTCGGTTGGTCGAGGAATCGAACGAGTCCTAA